A region of Rhodoferax potami DNA encodes the following proteins:
- the kdsA gene encoding 3-deoxy-8-phosphooctulonate synthase: MKLCDFEIGLDRPFFLIAGTCSIEGLEMSIEVAGQLKEACASLGIPLIYKGSFDKANRSSGTSKRGVGLDAGLKILDEVRRQLQLPILTDVHDESHIAEVASVVDVLQTPAFLCRQTDFIRAVAQCGKPVNIKKGQFLAPWDMKNVIDKARAAAEEVGLSPDRFLACERGVSFGYNNLVADMTSLAEMRKSGAPVVFDVTHSVQKPGGLGGSSGGARDMVPVLARAGVAAGVAGLFMETHPRPAEAWSDGPNAVPLRHMKALLETLVALDSVTKKTPLLEDNFQ, translated from the coding sequence ATGAAGCTTTGCGATTTTGAGATCGGCCTCGATCGTCCCTTTTTCCTGATCGCCGGAACCTGCTCCATCGAGGGCTTGGAAATGTCCATCGAAGTGGCGGGGCAACTCAAAGAGGCATGCGCCAGCTTGGGCATCCCCTTGATTTACAAGGGCTCGTTCGACAAGGCCAACCGCTCATCGGGCACCAGCAAGCGTGGTGTCGGCTTGGATGCCGGACTGAAAATTCTGGACGAAGTACGCCGCCAACTGCAATTGCCCATCTTGACCGATGTGCATGACGAGTCGCATATCGCCGAAGTCGCCAGCGTGGTGGATGTGTTGCAAACACCCGCGTTCTTGTGCCGTCAAACTGACTTCATCCGTGCAGTTGCCCAATGCGGCAAGCCGGTGAACATCAAAAAGGGGCAATTCCTTGCCCCTTGGGACATGAAGAATGTGATCGATAAAGCCCGTGCTGCTGCGGAAGAAGTCGGCCTCTCTCCTGACCGCTTCCTGGCTTGCGAGCGCGGTGTGAGCTTTGGCTACAACAACTTGGTGGCGGACATGACCAGCTTGGCCGAGATGCGGAAGTCAGGCGCCCCAGTGGTTTTCGACGTGACCCACTCTGTGCAAAAGCCTGGCGGCTTGGGCGGCAGCAGTGGTGGCGCGCGTGACATGGTGCCTGTGTTGGCACGCGCCGGTGTGGCTGCCGGTGTGGCAGGACTCTTTATGGAGACTCATCCACGCCCCGCAGAAGCTTGGTCTGACGGCCCCAATGCCGTGCCACTGCGCCATATGAAAGCGTTGTTGGAAACTTTGGTCGCACTGGATTCCGTAACCAAAAAAACCCCGTTGCTGGAAGACAACTTCCAGTAA
- the eno gene encoding phosphopyruvate hydratase, with translation MSAIVDIVGREILDSRGNPTVECDVLLESGTMGRAAVPSGASTGSREAIELRDGDKKRYLGKGVLKAVEHINTEISEAVLGLDASEQAFLDKTLIDLDGTENKSRLGANAMLAVSMAVARAAAEEAGLPLYRYFGGMGSVQMPVPMMNVMNGGEHANNNLDLQELMIIPVGAPSFREALRWGAEVFHALKKILHDQGISTAVGDEGGFAPNVANHEAAIQMILQAIDKAGYVAGEQIALGLDCAASEFYKDGKYELEGEGLSLTAQEWTDMLATWVDKYPIISIEDGMAEGDWDGWKVLTDRLGAKVQIVGDDLFVTNTKILKEGIDKGIANSILIKINQIGTLSETFAAIEMAKRAGYTAVISHRSGETEDSTISDIAVGTNAGQIKTGSLSRSDRMAKYNQLLRIEEDLGDVAVYPGRAAFYNLR, from the coding sequence ATGAGCGCAATTGTTGACATCGTCGGCCGAGAGATTCTTGACTCTCGCGGCAACCCTACCGTTGAATGCGACGTGCTGCTGGAATCCGGCACCATGGGCCGTGCGGCTGTGCCCTCCGGCGCATCCACTGGTTCCCGCGAAGCCATTGAGCTGCGTGATGGCGACAAGAAGCGCTACCTCGGCAAAGGTGTGTTGAAAGCAGTTGAGCACATCAACACTGAAATCTCCGAAGCCGTATTGGGCCTCGACGCTTCCGAGCAAGCTTTCCTGGACAAGACATTGATTGACTTGGACGGCACCGAAAACAAATCCCGCTTGGGCGCCAACGCGATGTTGGCTGTCTCCATGGCCGTAGCCCGCGCTGCCGCTGAAGAGGCAGGCTTGCCTTTGTACCGTTACTTCGGCGGCATGGGCAGCGTGCAAATGCCCGTTCCCATGATGAACGTCATGAACGGTGGCGAACACGCCAACAACAACCTTGATCTGCAAGAGTTGATGATCATCCCCGTGGGCGCACCCAGCTTCCGCGAAGCCCTGCGCTGGGGTGCTGAAGTGTTCCACGCGCTCAAGAAAATCCTGCACGACCAGGGCATCAGCACGGCAGTGGGCGACGAAGGCGGTTTTGCCCCCAACGTGGCAAACCATGAAGCCGCGATCCAGATGATTCTGCAAGCCATCGACAAGGCTGGTTACGTCGCAGGCGAGCAAATCGCTCTCGGCTTGGATTGCGCCGCTTCTGAGTTCTACAAAGACGGCAAATACGAACTCGAAGGTGAAGGCCTGAGCCTGACCGCCCAAGAGTGGACCGACATGTTGGCCACCTGGGTCGACAAGTACCCCATCATCAGCATCGAAGACGGCATGGCTGAAGGCGACTGGGACGGCTGGAAAGTATTGACCGACCGTTTGGGTGCCAAGGTGCAAATCGTGGGTGACGACTTGTTCGTGACCAACACCAAGATCTTGAAAGAAGGCATCGACAAAGGCATTGCCAACTCGATCCTGATCAAGATCAACCAGATCGGCACTTTGTCTGAAACTTTCGCCGCCATCGAAATGGCCAAGCGTGCCGGCTACACCGCCGTCATCAGCCACCGCTCGGGCGAAACTGAAGACTCCACCATCTCTGATATCGCGGTGGGCACCAATGCCGGCCAAATCAAGACCGGTTCCCTGAGCCGTTCCGACCGTATGGCCAAGTACAACCAGTTGCTCCGTATCGAAGAAGACTTGGGTGATGTGGCCGTGTACCCCGGCCGCGCAGCTTTCTACAACCTGCGTTAA
- a CDS encoding septum formation initiator family protein: MGNRWVPVMLIALLLILHGQLWFGRGSIPDVARLSKQLEEQKQLNAQALQANERLEAEIHDLKEGLEIVEEKARSELGMVKANEIYVQIAR; the protein is encoded by the coding sequence ATGGGTAACCGCTGGGTCCCTGTCATGTTGATTGCACTGCTGCTGATCCTGCATGGTCAGCTGTGGTTCGGTCGTGGAAGCATTCCGGACGTCGCTCGACTGTCCAAACAACTAGAAGAACAAAAACAGCTCAACGCGCAGGCACTCCAAGCCAATGAGCGCCTCGAAGCTGAAATCCACGACCTGAAAGAAGGCCTGGAAATAGTCGAAGAGAAAGCACGCTCTGAATTGGGCATGGTGAAGGCGAACGAGATTTACGTTCAGATTGCCCGCTGA
- a CDS encoding ATP-binding protein, which translates to MGMKIAILGAESTGKSTLAHDLTLALQAAGTQAVTVSEYLREWCDLHQRTPRPDEQAGIAMEQTRRVAAPHGVAVVCDTTAMMTAIYSDVLFQDMSLYTEALADLRTYSHVLVMGLDLPWVEDGYQRDSPAGQQRVHQRLQTVLQEHDIAYSMVWGKGSLRLKAALRIVLPDQMEDERQAAEQYARWLGQCEKCSDAACEHSLFRSLLGR; encoded by the coding sequence ATGGGTATGAAAATAGCGATTCTCGGCGCAGAATCGACCGGCAAAAGTACCCTCGCGCACGATTTGACGCTCGCGCTCCAAGCCGCCGGCACCCAAGCAGTTACTGTCTCAGAATATTTGCGCGAATGGTGTGATCTGCACCAAAGAACACCCCGCCCCGACGAACAAGCAGGCATTGCCATGGAGCAAACACGCCGTGTTGCCGCGCCCCATGGGGTGGCCGTGGTTTGTGACACCACGGCCATGATGACGGCCATTTACAGCGATGTGCTTTTCCAAGACATGAGCCTCTACACCGAAGCTCTCGCGGACCTGCGCACCTACTCGCATGTTCTGGTCATGGGTCTGGACTTGCCTTGGGTGGAAGATGGCTACCAACGCGACAGCCCTGCAGGGCAACAGCGGGTCCATCAGCGCCTGCAAACGGTCTTGCAGGAACACGACATTGCCTATTCGATGGTATGGGGCAAAGGCTCCTTGCGGCTCAAGGCTGCCTTGCGTATCGTGTTGCCCGACCAGATGGAAGACGAGCGCCAGGCCGCCGAGCAATACGCACGTTGGCTTGGCCAATGTGAGAAGTGTTCCGACGCGGCCTGTGAACACAGCCTCTTCAGGTCTTTGCTAGGCCGCTAG
- a CDS encoding Hsp33 family molecular chaperone HslO, with protein MSELHKFLFDGLPVRGAIVRLTDTWQEILRRRASSTEHGAYPEPVQSLLGEITAAATLMQSNIKFDGALVLQIFGDGPVKLAVTEIQPDFKVRSTATIAGDIAPDMLLSQMVNAQNEGRCAITLDPTTKFPGQQPYQGVVPLFDDSGKPLERISEVLEHYMLQSEQLDTTLVLAANDKVAAGLLIQRLPMQGEGNLSGSMVSKENEDEIGLNEHYNRISILAKSLKSEELLELDVDTILRRLFWEEPLTRFEPLVGETAPRFSCNCSRERVGKMIVGLGREEAASILAERSDIEVACEFCGVQYRFDPVDAAQLFTDAVQLQQGPSGTH; from the coding sequence ATGTCTGAACTGCACAAGTTTTTATTTGATGGCTTACCGGTTCGGGGCGCCATCGTGCGTCTGACGGACACCTGGCAAGAGATTTTGCGGCGACGCGCTTCCAGCACGGAGCATGGCGCCTACCCGGAGCCCGTGCAAAGCCTGTTAGGTGAGATTACGGCAGCGGCGACCTTGATGCAGTCCAACATCAAGTTTGACGGTGCGCTCGTCCTGCAAATTTTTGGTGATGGCCCGGTCAAGCTGGCGGTCACCGAGATCCAGCCTGACTTCAAGGTTCGCTCTACCGCCACTATTGCGGGAGACATTGCTCCTGACATGCTGTTGAGCCAGATGGTGAACGCGCAAAACGAAGGGCGTTGTGCGATTACCCTGGACCCCACCACCAAGTTTCCTGGTCAACAGCCTTACCAGGGTGTCGTGCCCTTGTTTGATGACAGTGGCAAGCCGTTAGAGCGCATCAGCGAGGTCTTGGAGCACTACATGCTGCAAAGCGAGCAGTTGGATACCACGCTGGTATTGGCCGCCAACGACAAGGTGGCGGCGGGTCTGCTGATCCAGCGCTTGCCGATGCAAGGGGAGGGGAATCTCTCAGGCAGCATGGTGTCCAAAGAGAACGAGGATGAAATCGGCCTGAACGAGCACTACAACCGCATTTCCATTCTGGCCAAGAGCCTGAAAAGTGAAGAGTTACTGGAGCTGGATGTCGACACAATTCTTCGACGTCTTTTTTGGGAAGAGCCTTTGACCCGGTTTGAACCCTTGGTGGGCGAGACTGCGCCGCGTTTTAGCTGCAATTGCAGCCGTGAGCGTGTGGGCAAAATGATCGTCGGTCTCGGGCGCGAAGAGGCTGCCAGCATTTTGGCGGAACGTAGCGATATCGAAGTCGCTTGCGAGTTCTGCGGTGTGCAGTACCGGTTTGACCCGGTGGATGCTGCTCAGTTGTTCACCGATGCGGTCCAATTGCAGCAGGGGCCTTCAGGCACCCACTAG
- a CDS encoding gamma carbonic anhydrase family protein, producing MAVYELDGIAPQLSEGVWIADSAEVMGAVEIGADANIWFGAVVRGDTETIRIGAGTNIQDASVLHADMGKPLTIGDNVTVGHQVMLHGCTIGDGSLIGIGAVVLNGARIGKGCLVGAGALVTEGKEFPDGSMIIGSPAKAVRELTEAQQQALVASAKHYVENARRFRSGLKKIA from the coding sequence ATGGCGGTTTATGAACTTGATGGCATAGCGCCTCAGCTTTCTGAGGGTGTTTGGATCGCAGACAGCGCCGAAGTCATGGGCGCTGTTGAAATTGGCGCAGATGCCAATATATGGTTCGGAGCCGTAGTGCGCGGAGACACGGAAACGATCCGCATCGGTGCAGGAACCAATATCCAGGACGCCAGCGTGCTGCATGCAGACATGGGCAAGCCTTTGACCATTGGCGACAACGTCACGGTGGGGCATCAAGTCATGTTGCATGGTTGCACTATCGGTGATGGCTCTTTGATCGGTATCGGTGCGGTGGTCCTTAACGGTGCTCGCATCGGCAAAGGCTGTTTGGTGGGTGCGGGTGCTTTGGTTACCGAGGGAAAAGAATTTCCTGACGGCAGCATGATCATCGGCAGTCCTGCCAAAGCCGTGCGGGAGTTGACCGAAGCACAGCAACAAGCGTTGGTCGCCAGTGCCAAGCATTACGTTGAAAACGCGCGACGCTTCAGGTCCGGCCTGAAGAAAATCGCTTAG
- a CDS encoding ferritin-like domain-containing protein, which yields MELREHALKAFQASVPEHKAQLALELQSGDPAFVVDAKRHFTPPDAPGQPTRPELVDPKDVPRRSPFTPAGHAALMHSIAHIEFNAINLALDCIWRYDNMPEAFYRDWATVAAEEAQHFTLLSGHLKALGYAYGDFPAHTGLWTICQNTAPDIAARMALVPRTMEARGLDATPLIQSKLAKVGTAAALEARAILDIILAEEVGHVATGNRWYHWLCAQHKLDADAFYAQAAVRYAAPRPKPPFNYAARKAAGFTPTEMRRLDIDAGLAIGLEFGLEAGLDVA from the coding sequence ATGGAACTTAGAGAACACGCCCTCAAGGCCTTTCAAGCCAGTGTGCCGGAGCACAAAGCGCAACTGGCTTTGGAGTTGCAGTCTGGTGATCCGGCATTCGTCGTAGACGCAAAGCGCCACTTCACACCCCCTGACGCTCCGGGGCAACCGACTCGCCCGGAACTCGTGGATCCCAAAGACGTTCCCCGCCGCTCGCCCTTCACACCTGCAGGGCATGCAGCGTTGATGCATTCGATCGCGCACATTGAATTCAATGCCATCAACCTCGCTTTGGATTGCATTTGGCGTTACGACAACATGCCAGAGGCGTTTTATAGAGACTGGGCGACTGTGGCGGCGGAAGAAGCCCAGCACTTCACCCTACTGTCCGGACACCTGAAGGCACTGGGCTATGCGTATGGCGACTTTCCCGCACATACCGGGCTGTGGACGATCTGCCAAAACACCGCGCCTGACATCGCTGCCCGGATGGCACTGGTGCCGCGCACCATGGAAGCCCGCGGACTGGATGCGACGCCACTCATTCAATCCAAACTCGCCAAGGTCGGCACTGCGGCGGCTCTGGAGGCGCGCGCTATTCTGGACATCATCCTGGCAGAGGAAGTGGGCCACGTCGCTACCGGGAACCGCTGGTACCACTGGCTCTGCGCCCAACACAAGTTGGATGCAGATGCGTTTTATGCGCAAGCAGCGGTGCGGTATGCGGCACCGCGGCCCAAACCACCGTTTAATTACGCAGCTCGCAAAGCAGCAGGCTTTACCCCCACCGAAATGCGACGGCTGGATATCGATGCCGGGCTCGCTATAGGGCTCGAGTTTGGACTCGAAGCTGGGCTCGATGTAGCCTAG
- a CDS encoding EAL and HDOD domain-containing protein encodes MYPTENAFANPGAASVSIARQAIVDKNQAVVGYELFNRSVQKGEHTASSDAQMLFNLLSMAESETLVGKALLFVNCTLDSLAAGHVDLIAPEHYVLQIPAVPLSQIDQIQLRLPTLRALHARGFRLAFDYSVLTQPYEEWLPLAAYIKFDTVVLKSATITSFIRLAQAKTQAHLVAEKVSTQTQYLQLKELGVGLFQGDWFARATLVEGQSMRPGQATILQLINLVRKQASTAEIEEVLKRDPTLSFNLLRFINSAGFGLRTEVSSFKHAVMLLGLQRLFKWAALLLTTSTLSGAAPAIGTTAVVRGRLMELLAAEALPADDCDHAFVVGIFSLLDSMLGMPLETALANLTLPDSVTQALLHRSGPLAHYLTLTLACESGDDEAFAQSAQALQLTEKQINWAHLQALAWAETLGET; translated from the coding sequence ATGTACCCCACCGAAAATGCCTTTGCCAACCCCGGCGCCGCCTCTGTCTCGATTGCCCGACAAGCGATCGTCGACAAGAACCAAGCCGTGGTTGGGTATGAACTTTTCAATCGCAGCGTCCAAAAGGGTGAGCACACGGCGTCATCCGATGCCCAAATGCTGTTTAACTTGCTGTCCATGGCCGAGAGTGAAACGCTCGTTGGCAAGGCCCTGCTCTTTGTCAATTGCACGCTCGACAGCCTCGCAGCGGGCCATGTCGACTTGATTGCGCCGGAACACTATGTTTTGCAAATTCCTGCGGTGCCGCTGTCCCAAATAGATCAAATCCAGCTACGACTACCGACCCTGCGAGCCCTGCATGCGCGCGGCTTTCGGCTGGCGTTCGACTACTCCGTGTTGACCCAGCCCTATGAAGAGTGGCTGCCTTTGGCTGCCTATATCAAGTTCGACACGGTCGTTTTGAAGTCTGCGACCATCACTTCGTTCATCCGCTTGGCGCAAGCGAAGACGCAAGCCCATCTCGTTGCAGAAAAAGTATCGACCCAGACCCAGTACCTTCAACTCAAAGAGCTGGGAGTCGGCTTGTTTCAGGGCGACTGGTTCGCCCGGGCCACCTTGGTCGAGGGGCAAAGCATGCGCCCGGGTCAAGCCACAATCCTGCAGCTGATCAACCTTGTTCGCAAGCAGGCCAGTACCGCAGAGATTGAAGAAGTCTTGAAGCGGGACCCGACCCTCTCTTTTAACCTGCTGCGCTTTATCAACTCTGCAGGATTCGGCCTCCGGACCGAGGTTTCTTCTTTCAAGCACGCAGTCATGCTGCTGGGGTTGCAACGACTCTTCAAATGGGCCGCCTTGTTGCTGACCACATCGACGCTGAGCGGCGCTGCGCCCGCGATCGGAACCACCGCGGTGGTTCGCGGCCGCTTGATGGAATTGCTGGCGGCAGAGGCACTCCCCGCCGATGACTGCGACCACGCGTTTGTCGTGGGCATCTTCTCCTTGCTCGACAGCATGCTGGGTATGCCGCTCGAGACCGCGTTGGCCAACCTCACCCTGCCGGACAGTGTGACGCAGGCTTTGCTCCACCGGAGCGGGCCCCTTGCGCACTACCTCACGCTCACCCTCGCTTGCGAATCAGGCGATGACGAGGCCTTTGCCCAGAGTGCCCAGGCCTTGCAACTGACTGAAAAACAAATCAACTGGGCCCATTTGCAAGCCTTGGCGTGGGCAGAGACATTGGGTGAGACCTGA
- the xerD gene encoding site-specific tyrosine recombinase XerD: MIMEDTASVDAFIDALWLEEGLSKNTLEAYRRDLRLFAASLKGRPLVQTQEHDVQAYFAARHAETKATTANRRLTVFKRYFRWALREKHIAQDPTLKLQAAKQALRVPKTLSEAQVEALLNSPDTGEALGIRDKTMLELMYASGLRVSELVALRMTQLGLNEGVLRVVGKGSKERLVPFGEVAGLWLQRYLKGPRAELLAGRQSEDVFVTVRGAKAGSAMSRIMFWGLVKRYALMAGIRSPMSPHTLRHAFATHLLNHGADLRAVQMLLGHADISTTTIYTHVARDRLAALHAQHHPRG, from the coding sequence CTGATCATGGAAGACACCGCATCGGTGGATGCATTCATCGATGCGTTGTGGCTCGAAGAGGGCCTCTCGAAGAACACCTTGGAGGCCTACCGGCGAGATCTCCGCTTGTTTGCGGCCTCGCTCAAGGGGCGGCCGCTGGTGCAAACCCAAGAGCATGATGTGCAGGCCTATTTTGCGGCCCGGCATGCCGAAACCAAAGCGACCACGGCCAACCGGCGGCTGACTGTTTTCAAGCGCTACTTTCGCTGGGCTTTACGCGAAAAGCATATTGCCCAAGACCCGACTCTCAAGCTGCAGGCTGCCAAGCAGGCACTGCGGGTTCCCAAAACCCTGAGCGAAGCGCAAGTAGAAGCGCTTTTGAATTCGCCGGACACCGGTGAGGCACTGGGCATCAGAGACAAGACCATGTTGGAGCTGATGTACGCCAGTGGACTGCGCGTGAGCGAGCTGGTGGCTCTGCGTATGACGCAGCTCGGACTCAATGAGGGTGTCCTGCGGGTCGTAGGCAAGGGCTCCAAAGAGCGTTTGGTACCTTTTGGTGAGGTGGCGGGGCTCTGGTTGCAGCGTTACCTGAAAGGGCCGCGCGCAGAGCTTTTGGCCGGACGACAAAGCGAAGATGTGTTTGTAACTGTGCGTGGTGCCAAGGCGGGCAGCGCGATGTCACGCATCATGTTTTGGGGGCTCGTGAAGCGCTATGCGCTGATGGCAGGTATCCGCAGCCCGATGTCACCGCACACCCTGCGGCATGCATTTGCTACCCATTTGCTTAACCATGGGGCGGATCTACGCGCCGTGCAGATGCTTTTGGGCCATGCCGACATCTCCACTACGACCATTTACACCCACGTGGCCCGGGATCGGTTGGCTGCGCTACACGCTCAGCACCACCCTCGCGGGTAG
- a CDS encoding tripartite tricarboxylate transporter substrate binding protein BugE, which produces MLKRRLILACSLVAASGVSMAQTYPNKLIKLQVPFAPGGTTDIIARIIADPLGKVLGQSVIVENKAGGGGVVGANETAKSTPDGYSLGIATVSTVAANPAINPKNPYNPLTDFSPIINIAATPNVIAVHPTFPAKDYKAFLAEIKKNPGKYSYASSGTGGIGHMQTELFKSLTGAFITHIPYRGAGPALNDTVGGQVPLIFDNLPSALPFINSNKLVPIVVAAPQRLSQLPNVPTFKEVGLEPVNRMAFYGIYGPKGLPKDVIDKINAGVKKVLEDPAVRKRIEDTGSLVVGNSPEQFAEQIKAEFEVYKKVVDSAKLRLD; this is translated from the coding sequence ATGTTGAAACGTCGTTTGATTCTGGCCTGCAGCCTGGTCGCTGCCTCTGGTGTGAGCATGGCCCAGACCTACCCCAATAAATTGATCAAGTTGCAGGTGCCGTTTGCTCCCGGCGGCACCACCGACATCATTGCCCGCATCATTGCCGACCCGCTGGGCAAAGTGTTGGGCCAGAGCGTCATTGTGGAAAACAAGGCTGGTGGTGGCGGTGTAGTCGGAGCTAACGAAACTGCCAAATCAACACCCGATGGTTATTCGCTGGGTATTGCCACCGTGTCTACGGTGGCTGCCAACCCTGCCATTAACCCGAAAAACCCCTACAACCCGCTCACCGATTTCTCGCCCATCATCAACATCGCGGCCACGCCCAATGTGATCGCGGTGCACCCCACGTTCCCAGCCAAAGACTACAAAGCGTTTTTGGCTGAGATCAAAAAGAACCCAGGCAAGTATTCCTACGCATCCTCTGGCACCGGCGGTATCGGCCACATGCAGACGGAGTTGTTCAAGAGCTTGACCGGCGCTTTCATCACCCACATTCCCTACCGCGGTGCAGGCCCGGCACTGAATGACACCGTGGGAGGGCAAGTGCCCCTGATTTTCGACAATCTGCCATCCGCATTGCCGTTTATCAATTCCAACAAGTTGGTCCCCATCGTGGTGGCTGCTCCCCAGCGCTTGAGCCAGTTGCCCAACGTGCCCACCTTCAAAGAGGTGGGGCTGGAGCCTGTGAACCGCATGGCTTTTTATGGCATCTACGGCCCCAAAGGCTTGCCCAAAGACGTGATTGACAAAATCAATGCTGGCGTGAAAAAAGTGCTGGAGGACCCCGCGGTGCGCAAACGCATTGAGGACACCGGCTCCCTGGTGGTGGGCAATTCACCCGAGCAGTTTGCAGAGCAGATCAAAGCGGAGTTCGAGGTCTACAAAAAGGTCGTGGACTCTGCCAAGCTGCGTCTGGACTGA
- a CDS encoding AEC family transporter, whose translation MLTRVNYAQLLFPDFSLILLGYLVCRYTQLNRPLWEKVEALVYYLLFPVLLFHSIVKSPLDLQVASRLMGAGWALGVAAIGLAYALPHLPGLRRHISGPDHAASAQIAFRFNSFIGLAIAERLAGPQGLQLIAVLIGVCVPLFNVAAVWPMARHAQRSFLSELVRNPLIIATVGGLISNLLGFQMPVWLEPTVTRLGAASLAMGLMAAGAGMQFGALARAKTLAVAVLAIRHVITPAMAWGVSKLFGLDPTQTTILLAFSALPTASSCYVLAARMGYDGAYVAGLVTLSTLLGVVSLPFALGVLRGL comes from the coding sequence ATGCTCACCCGCGTGAATTACGCCCAGCTACTTTTCCCCGACTTTTCGCTCATCCTCCTCGGCTACCTGGTCTGCCGCTACACCCAGCTCAACCGCCCCCTGTGGGAAAAGGTCGAGGCCTTGGTGTACTACCTGCTGTTTCCGGTTCTGTTGTTTCACTCCATCGTCAAAAGTCCGCTGGATCTGCAAGTCGCCTCGCGGCTGATGGGCGCAGGCTGGGCACTCGGGGTCGCGGCTATCGGCCTGGCTTATGCGTTGCCCCACCTGCCCGGGTTGCGACGCCATATCAGCGGCCCGGACCACGCTGCGAGTGCGCAGATCGCCTTCCGCTTCAACTCCTTTATCGGCCTGGCAATTGCTGAGCGCTTGGCGGGCCCGCAGGGTCTGCAGCTGATTGCGGTGCTGATCGGGGTCTGTGTGCCTTTGTTCAATGTGGCGGCTGTGTGGCCGATGGCGCGGCATGCCCAACGGAGTTTTCTCAGTGAGCTGGTCCGCAACCCGCTCATCATTGCGACGGTCGGAGGGCTGATCAGCAACCTGCTGGGCTTTCAAATGCCGGTGTGGCTGGAGCCGACGGTGACCCGTTTGGGCGCGGCCTCTCTGGCGATGGGCCTGATGGCGGCCGGCGCAGGAATGCAATTCGGCGCATTGGCACGGGCCAAGACCTTGGCAGTGGCGGTACTGGCCATCCGCCATGTCATTACGCCCGCCATGGCGTGGGGGGTTTCCAAGCTCTTCGGCCTGGACCCAACGCAAACAACAATTTTGCTGGCATTTTCCGCCTTGCCCACCGCTTCTAGCTGCTATGTTTTGGCAGCACGCATGGGCTATGACGGCGCCTATGTGGCGGGCCTGGTGACGCTCTCCACCCTGCTGGGTGTAGTGAGTTTGCCGTTTGCGCTAGGTGTGTTGCGCGGGCTGTAA
- a CDS encoding M14 family zinc carboxypeptidase: protein MPSTNLPALAELDRILQLAGDRVEVRVMHQVASESGALPVYAIAMGNPSPEVPAIGFFGGVHGLERIGTEVVLAFLASLVQRMAWDHTLHQQLQTMRMVFMPLVNPGGMLRGTRANPAGVDLMRNAPIDALEPVPAWVGGQRVSAKLPWYRGALAAPMQPEAQALCDVVESELTHRAFSISIDCHSGFGVRDRLWFPYAHTRQPITHLAEMYVLQRMYRQSYSHHPYVFEPQSLQYLTHGDLWDHLHTRLEDPTRQVFLPLTLEMGSWLWIKKNPRQLFSRYGIFNPLIGHRQERVLRRHMALLDFVSRAACSAPSWLPQGSYRHAMHAEALQRWYE from the coding sequence GTGCCATCCACCAACTTGCCCGCGCTGGCAGAACTCGACCGGATATTGCAGCTTGCAGGTGATCGCGTGGAGGTGCGTGTGATGCACCAAGTCGCATCCGAGAGTGGGGCCTTGCCGGTCTATGCGATTGCCATGGGGAACCCGTCCCCCGAGGTGCCCGCCATTGGTTTTTTTGGCGGGGTGCATGGGCTGGAGCGCATTGGTACCGAGGTGGTGCTCGCCTTTCTGGCCAGTTTGGTCCAGCGCATGGCGTGGGACCATACCTTGCACCAGCAATTGCAAACCATGCGCATGGTGTTCATGCCCCTGGTCAATCCGGGGGGGATGCTACGGGGCACGCGGGCCAACCCCGCAGGTGTAGATCTGATGCGCAATGCCCCGATCGACGCCCTAGAGCCGGTGCCCGCGTGGGTTGGTGGCCAGCGTGTCAGTGCCAAGCTGCCGTGGTACCGCGGTGCGCTCGCAGCGCCCATGCAGCCCGAAGCCCAGGCGCTGTGCGATGTGGTGGAGTCGGAACTGACGCACCGCGCATTCAGCATCTCCATCGACTGCCATTCCGGCTTCGGGGTGCGGGACCGCTTGTGGTTTCCGTATGCGCACACGCGCCAGCCCATCACGCATCTGGCAGAAATGTATGTGCTGCAGCGCATGTACCGGCAGAGTTACAGCCACCACCCCTACGTGTTTGAGCCGCAAAGCCTGCAGTACCTGACCCATGGCGATTTGTGGGACCACTTGCACACCCGACTGGAAGATCCCACCCGGCAGGTGTTTCTGCCCTTGACACTCGAGATGGGTTCTTGGCTTTGGATTAAAAAAAATCCCCGGCAACTATTCAGCCGCTATGGAATTTTTAATCCTTTGATCGGGCACCGCCAGGAGCGGGTGTTACGGCGCCATATGGCGCTGTTGGATTTCGTCTCGCGTGCCGCCTGCAGCGCGCCGAGCTGGTTGCCCCAAGGCAGCTACCGCCATGCGATGCACGCCGAGGCCTTGCAGCGCTGGTACGAGTAA